In one Musa acuminata AAA Group cultivar baxijiao chromosome BXJ2-5, Cavendish_Baxijiao_AAA, whole genome shotgun sequence genomic region, the following are encoded:
- the LOC135612115 gene encoding phosphoribulokinase, chloroplastic-like, with protein MATCTVYPAPSLHSSCSFPGPAKTYLGFHQRQVIFFTGGRRSGSRGGRSSSEISCSAEAKTVVIGLAADSGCGKSTFMRRLTSVFGGAAEPPKGGNPDSNTLISDTTTVICLDDYHSLDRTGRKEKGVTALDPRANDFDLMYDQVKALKEGVAVDKPIYNHVTGLLDPPELINPPKILVIEGLHPMFDARVRDLLDFSIYLDISNEVKFAWKIQRDMAERGHSLESIKASIEARKPDFDAYIDPQKQYADAVIEVLPTLLIPDDNEGKVLRVRLIMKEGVKHFSPVYLFDEGSTISWIPCGRKLTCSYPGIQFSYGPDTYYSNEVSVLEMDGQFDRLDELIYVESHLSNLSTKFYGEVTQQMLKHADFPGSNNGTGLFQTIIGLKIRDLYEQIVAERAAAAVEAAKV; from the exons ATGGCAACCTGCACAGTCTACCCTGCTCCTTCCCTCCACTCCTCGTGTTCCTTCCCCGGTCCGGCCAAGACTTACTTGGGCTTCCACCAAAGGCAGGTCATCTTCTTCACCGGTGGGAGGAGAAGCGGCAGCAGAGGAGGGAGGAGTAGCTCAGAGATCTCCTGCTCTGCGGAGGCCAAGACGGTGGTGATAGGACTGGCGGCGGACTCGGGGTGTGGTAAGAGCACCTTCATGAGGAGGCTGACGAGTGTGTTCGGAGGCGCGGCCGAGCCGCCCAAGGGAGGCAACCCAGACTCCAACACGTTGATCAGTGACACCACCACTGTCATTTGCCTGGATGACTACCACTCTTTGGACAGAAcagggaggaaggagaagggagTCACTGCCCTGGATCCCCGGGCCAATGACTTCGATCTCATGTACGACCAAGTGAAGGCTCTCAAGGAAGGAGTGGCCGTGGACAAGCCAATCTACAACCATGTCACCGGCCTGCTTGACCCCCCTGAGCTCATCAATCCACCCAAGATTCTGGTCATCGAAGGACTGCACCCAAT GTTCGATGCCCGGGTGAGGGACCTGTTGGACTTCAGCATCTACTTGGACATCAGCAACGAGGTCAAGTTTGCATGGAAGATTCAG AGAGATATGGCGGAACGTGGGCACAGCCTTGAAAGCATCAAAGCTAGCATAGAAGCTCGAAAGCCTGATTTCGACGCTTATATCG ATCCACAGAAACAGTACGCCGACGCCGTCATCGAGGTTCTGCCGACCCTGCTGATCCCCGACGACAACGAAGGAAAGGTGCTGCGCGTGAGGCTGATCATGAAGGAAGGGGTGAAGCACTTCAGCCCCGTCTACCTCTTCGACGAAGGCTCCACCATTTCCTGGATCCCCTGCGGCCGGAAGCTGACCTGCTCGTACCCCGGCATCCAGTTCTCTTACGGCCCGGACACCTACTACTCCAACGAG GTCTCGGTGTTGGAGATGGATGGGCAGTTCGACAGGTTGGATGAGCTGATCTATGTGGAGAGCCATCTGAGCAACCTGTCGACTAAGTTCTACGGGGAGGTGACGCAGCAGATGCTGAAGCACGCCGACTTCCCCGGCAGCAACAACGGCACCGGCCTCTTCCAGACCATTATCGGTTTGAAGATAAGAGACTTATATGAGCAGATCGTTGCCGAGAGGGCAGCTGCCGCCGTTGAGGCAGCCAAAGTCTGA